In one window of Halomarina pelagica DNA:
- a CDS encoding multicopper oxidase domain-containing protein, whose protein sequence is MTKDEADRSDSVSPDGGIEGGARGSLQATRRSFLAGSGALASGMALGGGAFGVLDGDERHVPDEPKKDGKVRKFTVHAIEVDIPYNQFGLHQPKGAMYVLDEDLKAARKASGTFPNDAFEAIDGDEQRVDFYSGSDAKEQCEDTAHIDIDHHKHHQHPKGADHDHHHPDGADQHHRHRKDGGHDHERGTHHHGGDDHPAGDPHDDGIDTSVLRPLVIRANEGDIVEIEFINHLDRHASMHQTGLPYDVQESDGAKVGFNADTTVAPGESITYRWFAAHQGPHFFYDLANPAMDSAEEPPQEANLLARSLFGTMMVEPAGATWTDPFTGGEIRSGVQADIHDPEFIGTSYREIVVHYHTPEGLEPRVDFPGTDNEQTIHAINYRADPTGQRADPDRAEELDVEPELLEEFFYNSWINGDPGGGDNTYPVYKGDPMKFVAVGASTEENHVHHLHAHRWKTIPGRSDSDTIDSQTIGLGAAYPVYFVVAHGEAQGSEASGPIETVRPEMTFEEAFEIGAGGAHGTAGDNLFHCHLFPHYGEGMWGSFRIFDKEQCGLQPLPSTTIADDPVPDEVPFPRGILPEDSPIPGFPDFIPNEVGSPPPDSPLATGPNPLETGRQPTPEEEEALGEIVPGAPYADPCDPWIDNTKFGGPPAGKDAPVSEFTIVALPADVVYNDNGDHDPDGIVYALEEDAEAIRTGEMNPEPLFIRANVGDCVEITLKNETERPVSIHPHFVSFDLLGSDSLANGYNYDQDTEPGQQRSYRWYADEEGPIYFHDHIFGIDDVMHGEFCALIVEPEGSEYLDPYSGEPIESGAQAIIKTPKGKDDFREFCLHLHDFAQLVDRDGEFINDEEEHNENAGTMAINLRNAPVYQRGDPDPAYSFSSAVHGDPPTPLLEAYSNDPIRIRLIQGAWEEQHNFQIHGRFFETEGLAREDTVSNIIGTSEQFTFFVDPHDAEHETDFDRMDNPFGLPIQDYLYGTGIIDDRWTGMWGIHRVFDAKTPHLKPLPDRGPPKGKKITKKDLKRMGHFAPFLGLKRLERLGQRAKLLYDEDDCRAFPPDKDARQNRNVGEVPPKAPDPGDPCPDDARVRRFDVTAFQTEIEFNEYGDHDPFGIVYALDEHVEDIKCGDRPAEPLVIRANEGDCIEINLTNELPCDLDDDHAHPLMRIEQPWDPSSRISLHALHTDYDVNGSDGATVGFNFDQTVAPGETITYRWSPHENHPFVALWDTADLRSHRHHGAFGALAVEPPGATWLDPRTAEPAPTGDSVMLKNPDGSDRREFTLQMSDARFIINENDPDNCVVPPGPDTENPDAPCNQIGDREDQGYPAINNRSEPFIRRFENNPAQHLVFDSETHGDPATPIPRALLGDEVRFLVGKLSDKARGLSFHISEHQWRRFTDVADSPIIGVDDKFTVGSAEFLDMVSGAGGLAESTGDFLYGELKERRRLEGGFWGIFRVRKNPAEFETPIHPLPEMAKKMGLTPDERPGWNVLRTDLTGSGTNDLVIGVPRSDLAGVDAGAVYVFENGAGRNVTDLSTADGVFVGEPGERAGISLATTEPPDGEDALAALVVETEGDTTYTVPAGRGLREALADVPWEGLGPMLTNATNTSISVVAGLPEVSTT, encoded by the coding sequence ATGACAAAAGACGAAGCGGACCGGAGCGATAGCGTGTCACCGGACGGCGGCATCGAGGGGGGAGCGCGGGGCTCCCTCCAGGCGACGCGGCGATCGTTCTTAGCAGGAAGCGGCGCGCTCGCGTCGGGGATGGCCCTCGGCGGCGGCGCGTTCGGCGTCCTCGACGGCGACGAGAGACACGTCCCCGACGAACCGAAGAAAGACGGAAAGGTCCGGAAGTTCACGGTCCACGCCATCGAGGTAGACATTCCGTACAACCAGTTCGGCCTCCACCAGCCGAAGGGGGCGATGTACGTCCTCGACGAGGACCTGAAGGCCGCGCGCAAGGCCTCTGGAACGTTCCCGAACGACGCGTTCGAGGCGATCGACGGCGACGAACAGCGCGTCGACTTCTACTCGGGCTCCGACGCCAAGGAGCAGTGCGAGGACACCGCCCACATCGACATCGACCACCACAAGCACCACCAGCACCCGAAGGGAGCCGATCACGATCACCACCACCCCGACGGGGCCGACCAGCACCACCGCCACCGAAAGGACGGCGGGCACGACCACGAGCGAGGGACCCACCATCACGGCGGTGACGACCACCCCGCGGGCGATCCGCACGACGACGGCATCGACACGTCGGTGCTGCGCCCGCTCGTCATCCGCGCCAACGAGGGCGACATCGTCGAGATCGAGTTCATCAATCACCTCGATCGCCACGCGTCGATGCACCAGACGGGCCTGCCCTACGACGTACAGGAGTCCGACGGCGCGAAGGTCGGGTTCAACGCGGACACGACGGTCGCGCCAGGCGAGTCGATCACCTACCGCTGGTTCGCCGCCCACCAGGGGCCCCACTTCTTCTACGACCTCGCGAACCCCGCCATGGACAGCGCCGAGGAGCCACCCCAGGAGGCGAACCTGCTGGCCCGAAGCCTGTTCGGGACGATGATGGTCGAGCCCGCGGGCGCGACCTGGACCGATCCGTTCACCGGCGGGGAGATCCGAAGCGGCGTCCAGGCCGACATCCACGACCCCGAGTTCATCGGGACGAGCTACCGCGAGATCGTCGTCCACTACCACACACCCGAGGGGCTCGAACCGCGGGTCGATTTCCCCGGGACGGACAACGAGCAGACGATCCACGCGATCAACTACCGGGCGGATCCGACGGGCCAGCGGGCCGATCCCGACCGCGCCGAGGAACTCGACGTGGAACCCGAACTCCTGGAGGAGTTCTTCTACAACTCGTGGATAAACGGCGACCCGGGCGGCGGCGACAACACCTACCCCGTCTACAAGGGCGACCCGATGAAGTTCGTCGCGGTCGGGGCGTCCACCGAGGAGAACCACGTCCACCACCTCCACGCCCACCGCTGGAAGACGATCCCCGGGCGCTCGGACTCCGACACGATCGACTCCCAGACGATCGGGCTGGGCGCGGCCTACCCCGTCTACTTCGTCGTGGCCCACGGCGAGGCGCAGGGGTCGGAGGCGTCCGGTCCCATCGAGACGGTGCGACCCGAGATGACGTTCGAGGAGGCGTTCGAGATCGGCGCGGGCGGCGCGCACGGCACCGCCGGCGACAACCTCTTTCACTGTCATCTCTTCCCCCACTACGGCGAGGGGATGTGGGGAAGTTTCCGCATCTTCGACAAGGAGCAGTGCGGCCTCCAGCCGCTGCCGAGTACGACCATCGCGGACGACCCGGTGCCCGACGAGGTGCCGTTCCCGCGGGGTATTCTCCCCGAAGACTCGCCGATCCCGGGCTTCCCCGACTTCATCCCCAACGAGGTCGGCAGTCCGCCGCCGGACTCGCCGCTCGCGACTGGACCGAACCCCCTCGAAACGGGTCGCCAGCCCACGCCCGAGGAGGAGGAGGCACTGGGCGAGATCGTCCCCGGCGCGCCGTACGCGGACCCCTGCGATCCCTGGATCGACAACACGAAGTTCGGTGGGCCGCCCGCGGGCAAGGACGCGCCAGTCAGTGAGTTCACCATCGTCGCGCTTCCCGCCGACGTCGTCTACAACGACAACGGCGATCACGACCCCGACGGGATCGTCTACGCCTTAGAGGAAGACGCGGAGGCGATCCGCACCGGCGAGATGAACCCCGAGCCGCTGTTCATCCGCGCGAACGTCGGCGACTGCGTCGAGATCACGCTCAAGAACGAAACCGAGCGGCCGGTGTCGATCCACCCCCACTTCGTGAGCTTCGACCTGCTGGGGTCGGACTCGCTCGCCAACGGCTACAACTACGATCAGGACACCGAGCCCGGTCAACAGCGGAGTTACCGGTGGTACGCGGACGAGGAGGGGCCGATCTACTTCCACGACCACATCTTCGGCATCGACGACGTGATGCACGGCGAGTTCTGCGCGCTCATCGTCGAACCCGAGGGCTCTGAGTACCTCGATCCGTACTCGGGCGAACCGATCGAGAGCGGCGCGCAGGCGATTATCAAGACGCCGAAGGGCAAGGACGACTTCCGCGAGTTCTGTCTCCACCTCCACGACTTCGCCCAGCTCGTCGACCGCGACGGCGAGTTCATCAACGACGAGGAGGAGCACAACGAGAACGCGGGGACGATGGCGATCAACCTCCGGAACGCGCCGGTCTACCAGCGCGGCGACCCCGACCCGGCCTACTCGTTCAGTTCAGCGGTCCACGGCGATCCGCCGACGCCGCTGCTCGAAGCCTACTCGAACGACCCGATCCGGATCCGGCTGATCCAGGGTGCCTGGGAGGAACAGCACAACTTCCAGATCCACGGTCGCTTCTTCGAGACGGAAGGGTTGGCCCGCGAGGACACGGTCTCGAACATCATCGGTACCTCCGAGCAGTTCACGTTCTTCGTCGATCCACACGACGCGGAGCACGAGACCGACTTCGATCGGATGGACAACCCGTTCGGCCTTCCCATCCAGGACTACCTCTACGGGACGGGCATCATCGACGATCGGTGGACGGGGATGTGGGGGATCCACCGCGTCTTCGACGCGAAGACCCCCCACCTCAAGCCACTCCCCGATCGGGGCCCGCCGAAGGGGAAGAAGATCACGAAGAAGGACCTCAAACGGATGGGCCACTTCGCGCCCTTCCTCGGGCTCAAGCGCCTCGAGCGCCTCGGCCAGCGGGCGAAACTGCTCTACGACGAGGACGACTGTCGGGCGTTCCCGCCGGACAAGGACGCCCGCCAGAACAGGAACGTCGGCGAGGTGCCACCGAAAGCGCCCGACCCGGGCGATCCCTGCCCGGACGACGCGCGAGTGCGACGGTTCGACGTCACGGCGTTCCAGACGGAGATCGAGTTCAACGAGTACGGCGATCACGACCCGTTCGGGATCGTCTACGCGCTCGACGAACACGTCGAGGACATCAAGTGCGGCGACCGTCCCGCCGAACCGCTGGTCATCCGGGCGAACGAGGGCGATTGTATCGAGATCAACCTCACGAACGAACTCCCGTGCGATCTCGACGACGACCACGCACACCCGCTAATGCGGATCGAACAGCCGTGGGATCCGTCGAGTCGGATCTCGCTGCACGCCCTGCACACTGACTACGACGTGAACGGGTCGGACGGTGCCACCGTCGGGTTCAACTTCGATCAGACGGTCGCGCCCGGCGAGACCATCACCTACCGCTGGTCGCCCCACGAGAACCACCCCTTCGTCGCGCTCTGGGACACGGCGGACCTCCGGAGCCACCGCCACCACGGTGCCTTCGGCGCGCTGGCGGTCGAACCGCCGGGTGCGACGTGGCTCGACCCGCGGACGGCCGAGCCCGCGCCGACGGGCGACAGCGTGATGCTCAAGAACCCCGACGGCTCCGACAGGCGGGAGTTCACGCTCCAGATGAGCGACGCCCGATTCATCATCAACGAGAACGACCCCGACAACTGCGTCGTCCCGCCTGGTCCCGACACGGAGAACCCCGACGCCCCCTGTAACCAGATCGGCGACCGCGAGGATCAGGGCTACCCGGCGATCAACAACCGGTCGGAGCCGTTCATCCGTCGGTTCGAGAACAACCCGGCCCAGCACCTGGTCTTCGACTCGGAGACGCACGGCGATCCAGCGACGCCGATTCCGCGGGCGCTGCTCGGCGACGAGGTCAGGTTCCTCGTCGGGAAACTCTCCGACAAGGCGCGGGGTCTGTCGTTCCACATCTCCGAACATCAGTGGCGGCGCTTCACCGACGTGGCGGACTCGCCGATCATCGGCGTCGACGACAAGTTCACGGTCGGGAGCGCCGAGTTCCTGGACATGGTCAGCGGCGCTGGCGGCCTCGCGGAGAGCACCGGGGACTTCCTCTACGGTGAACTCAAGGAGCGCCGCCGCCTCGAAGGTGGCTTCTGGGGGATTTTCCGCGTGCGGAAGAACCCGGCCGAGTTCGAGACGCCCATTCACCCGCTGCCGGAGATGGCGAAGAAGATGGGGCTGACGCCGGACGAACGCCCCGGCTGGAACGTCCTCCGAACTGATCTCACCGGCTCGGGGACGAACGATCTGGTGATCGGCGTGCCGCGCAGCGACCTCGCGGGGGTGGACGCGGGGGCGGTCTACGTCTTCGAGAACGGGGCCGGGCGGAACGTCACGGACCTCTCGACGGCCGACGGCGTCTTCGTCGGCGAGCCGGGCGAGCGCGCCGGCATCTCCCTCGCGACCACGGAGCCGCCGGATGGCGAGGATGCGCTGGCGGCTCTCGTCGTGGAGACGGAGGGCGATACGACCTACACCGTGCCCGCCGGACGGGGACTGCGCGAGGCGCTGGC
- a CDS encoding ATP-NAD kinase family protein, whose product MRRIGFVLNPIAGMGGRVGLKGTDGKVEEALARGAEARAPDRAREALDGLFERDRTVDLLAYGDPMGASEARAAGFDPTVVGRPDGEETGASDTRAAVAAFLEAGVDLVLFVGGDGTAVDVAETIESAGVETPMLGVPAGVKVYSSVFAVTPRAAGRIAATYERVEAREVNDIDEDDYREGEVHTELKAVVSVPVAEEVQAGKQLGGGSVESLAAGVAEDVEPGTTYVFGPGSTVGAIERELGFEGSPLGVDVWRDGEVLVRDGGEREILDALSERNVVVVSPIGGQGFVFGRGNQQLSPAVLRRSDVLIVASRSKLDGIGVLRADTGDPDLDEELRGWHRVRTGRFERRLVELV is encoded by the coding sequence GTGAGACGCATCGGGTTCGTGCTCAACCCCATCGCGGGGATGGGCGGCCGGGTCGGGCTGAAGGGGACGGACGGGAAGGTCGAGGAGGCGCTGGCGCGCGGCGCGGAGGCGCGGGCACCCGATCGCGCGCGGGAGGCCCTCGATGGCCTGTTCGAGCGCGACCGGACCGTCGACCTCCTCGCCTACGGCGATCCGATGGGTGCATCCGAGGCGCGTGCCGCGGGGTTCGACCCGACGGTCGTCGGCCGCCCGGACGGCGAGGAGACGGGCGCGTCCGACACCCGGGCGGCCGTCGCGGCGTTCCTGGAGGCGGGCGTCGACCTCGTGCTGTTCGTCGGCGGGGACGGCACCGCCGTGGACGTGGCCGAGACGATCGAGTCCGCCGGCGTCGAGACGCCGATGCTCGGCGTCCCGGCCGGGGTGAAGGTCTACTCCTCGGTCTTCGCGGTGACCCCGCGGGCCGCGGGGCGGATCGCCGCCACCTACGAGCGGGTCGAAGCCCGCGAGGTCAACGACATCGACGAGGACGACTACCGCGAGGGGGAGGTCCACACCGAACTGAAGGCCGTCGTCTCGGTCCCGGTCGCCGAGGAGGTACAGGCGGGAAAGCAACTGGGCGGCGGGAGCGTCGAGTCGCTCGCGGCGGGCGTCGCGGAGGACGTCGAACCGGGGACGACCTACGTGTTCGGCCCGGGGAGCACCGTCGGCGCGATCGAGCGCGAACTCGGCTTCGAGGGGTCGCCGCTCGGCGTGGACGTCTGGCGGGACGGGGAGGTGCTCGTCCGCGACGGCGGGGAGCGCGAGATACTCGACGCGCTCTCCGAGCGTAACGTCGTCGTCGTCTCGCCCATCGGCGGACAGGGGTTCGTCTTCGGGCGGGGTAACCAGCAGCTCTCGCCCGCGGTGCTCCGTCGGTCGGACGTGCTAATCGTCGCCTCGCGGTCGAAACTCGACGGGATCGGCGTCCTGCGGGCGGACACCGGC